CTTCATCAAGGGCGAGGTCGAGCGCTGACGCGCTGAACCACGCAGCACCGAGGGCCGGGTCCGCAAGGACCCGGCCCTCGGTCGTTCAGGCCGCCATCTCCGGGTACGGCGACAGCCGCCAACTCGCTCGGACCGGGGCGGACGACGTGTGCGATCAGCCCTCGGGCAGCCAGGCCACGCGCAGCGCGACCGCCGCCTCCAGCTCCAGCAGGGTCACCTTGCGGGGCAGGCCGCCGCCGAAGCCGACCAGCTTGCCGCCCGCCCCGACGATCCGGTGACAGGGCACCAGCACCGGCACCGGGTTCCGGTTGCACGCCACCCCGACCGCCCGCGCCGCACCCGGCTCGCCGACCGCCCGCGCCACCTCGCCGTAGGTGAGCGTCTCGCCGTACGGAATGCGGGTCATCTCCCGCCACACCGCCCGCTCGAACGACGAACCCCGGGGTGCCACCACCGGCACCGTGAACCCGGTCGACTCACCCGCGAAGTACGCCCGCAGCTCCGCCACGGCCAGCCGCGCCACCTCGTCACCGGGTGCCTCGACCGCCGACTCGACCCGCCCGAAGTGCGCCCCGCACACGGCCTCGCCGTCGGTGGCCACGGAGAACTCGCCGATCGGCGAGTCGAGCACGGTCCAGCGCATGTCCGCCATTCTGCTCCTGCCCCACGACATCGACTCCACGCACGGACCGGGGCAAAGTTTCCGGCGTGGCCCGCG
The Micromonospora sp. R77 DNA segment above includes these coding regions:
- a CDS encoding methylated-DNA--[protein]-cysteine S-methyltransferase; protein product: MRWTVLDSPIGEFSVATDGEAVCGAHFGRVESAVEAPGDEVARLAVAELRAYFAGESTGFTVPVVAPRGSSFERAVWREMTRIPYGETLTYGEVARAVGEPGAARAVGVACNRNPVPVLVPCHRIVGAGGKLVGFGGGLPRKVTLLELEAAVALRVAWLPEG